One region of Macadamia integrifolia cultivar HAES 741 chromosome 11, SCU_Mint_v3, whole genome shotgun sequence genomic DNA includes:
- the LOC122093244 gene encoding transcription factor HHO3-like isoform X4, with protein MEDYADQMQRCRDYVEALQEERRKIQVFHRELPLCIELVTQAIDACRQQLGNAGRTEYFPGRSDSSEQTSSEEGPVLEEFIPLKRSSSSSSSEEESEHNPKSKDRNDKSLKKIDWLRSVQLWNTNPDPSPKQDQTERKASVIETDKIGGAFHPFQRSVSTIPSSGQKISVSSTTTTTTTTTTTTDAEGNGGLSDNNEGGGSGKREEKEGQSQRKPRRSWSPELHRRFLNALQQLGGSHAATPKQIRELMKVDGLTNDEVKSHLQKYRLHTRRPSPAGIPNGNNLQQPQFVVVEGIWAPPPEYAAAAASTVKGEMNGVAANRVYAPVASLPHPPPPATVKQSQRSPSHLEDRGGQSGDEKGHSNSPTSSSSIHTTTASAAL; from the exons ATGGAAGATTATGCAGACCAAATGCAGAGATGTCGAGATTATGTAGAAGCCCTTCAGGAAGAACGTCGTAAGATTCAGGTCTTCCATCGCGAACTTCCCCTCTGCATCGAGCTTGTAACCCAAG CCATCGATGCTTGCCGGCAACAACTTGGGAACGCCGGTAGAACAGAGTATTTCCCAGGAAGATCTGATAGTTCAGAGCAAACATCAAGCGAAGAAGGACCCGTGTTAGAGGAATTCATCCCTCTAAAGAGAAGctcatcatcctcctcctccgAAGAAGAATCAGAACACAATCCTAAATCCAAAGACAGAAACGATAAATCCCTTAAGAAGATTGACTGGTTAAGATCCGTTCAGCTTTGGAACACAAACCCAGATCCATCCCCTAAGcag GATCAAACTGAAAGAAAGGCCTCAGTAATTGAAACTGATAAAATTGGGGGTGCATTTCACCCTTTTCAGAGATCTGTTTCTACGATTCCATCTTCCGGCCAAAAGATTTCTGTAAGCTCTACTACTACCACTACTACAACTACAACAACTACTACTGATGCAGAAGGTAATGGAGGTTTATCAGATAATAATGAAGGAGGTGGTAGTggcaaaagagaagagaaggaagggcaGTCACAGAGGAAGCCCAGGCGAAGTTGGTCACCAGAGCTTCATCGTCGATTCTTAAATGCACTTCAACAACTGGGTGGTTCTCATG CTGCAACGCCTAAACAGATTAGGGAGTTGATGAAGGTCGATGGGCTTACTAATGACGAAGTCAAAAGTCATTTACAG AAATATCGTTTACATACGAGACGACCCAGTCCGGCAGGGATTCCTAATGGTAACAACCTGCAACAGCCTCAGTTTGTGGTGGTGGAAGGCATCTGGGCTCCTCCGCCGGAATATGCTGCTGCGGCGGCATCGACTGTGAAGGGGGAGATGAATGGGGTTGCAGCTAATAGAGTCTATGCTCCGGTAGCTTCATTACCACATCCGCCGCCTCCGGCAACGGTGAAGCAATCACAGCGATCTCCCTCTCACCTGGAAGACAGGGGGGGCCAATCAGGCGACGAGAAGGGTCATTCCAATTCCCCAACTTCGTCTTCCTCCATCCATACTACCACAGCTTCAGCAGctttatga
- the LOC122093244 gene encoding transcription factor HHO3-like isoform X2 produces the protein MEDYADQMQRCRDYVEALQEERRKIQVFHRELPLCIELVTQAIDACRQQLGNAGRTEYFPGRSDSSEQTSSEEGPVLEEFIPLKRSSSSSSSEEESEHNPKSKDRNDKSLKKIDWLRSVQLWNTNPDPSPKQVQVQDQTERKASVIETDKIGGAFHPFQRSVSTIPSSGQKISVSSTTTTTTTTTTTTDAEGNGGLSDNNEGGGSGKREEKEGQSQRKPRRSWSPELHRRFLNALQQLGGSHAATPKQIRELMKVDGLTNDEVKSHLQKYRLHTRRPSPAGIPNGNNLQQPQFVVVEGIWAPPPEYAAAAASTVKGEMNGVAANRVYAPVASLPHPPPPATVKQSQRSPSHLEDRGGQSGDEKGHSNSPTSSSSIHTTTASAAL, from the exons ATGGAAGATTATGCAGACCAAATGCAGAGATGTCGAGATTATGTAGAAGCCCTTCAGGAAGAACGTCGTAAGATTCAGGTCTTCCATCGCGAACTTCCCCTCTGCATCGAGCTTGTAACCCAAG CCATCGATGCTTGCCGGCAACAACTTGGGAACGCCGGTAGAACAGAGTATTTCCCAGGAAGATCTGATAGTTCAGAGCAAACATCAAGCGAAGAAGGACCCGTGTTAGAGGAATTCATCCCTCTAAAGAGAAGctcatcatcctcctcctccgAAGAAGAATCAGAACACAATCCTAAATCCAAAGACAGAAACGATAAATCCCTTAAGAAGATTGACTGGTTAAGATCCGTTCAGCTTTGGAACACAAACCCAGATCCATCCCCTAAGcaggttcaggttcag GATCAAACTGAAAGAAAGGCCTCAGTAATTGAAACTGATAAAATTGGGGGTGCATTTCACCCTTTTCAGAGATCTGTTTCTACGATTCCATCTTCCGGCCAAAAGATTTCTGTAAGCTCTACTACTACCACTACTACAACTACAACAACTACTACTGATGCAGAAGGTAATGGAGGTTTATCAGATAATAATGAAGGAGGTGGTAGTggcaaaagagaagagaaggaagggcaGTCACAGAGGAAGCCCAGGCGAAGTTGGTCACCAGAGCTTCATCGTCGATTCTTAAATGCACTTCAACAACTGGGTGGTTCTCATG CTGCAACGCCTAAACAGATTAGGGAGTTGATGAAGGTCGATGGGCTTACTAATGACGAAGTCAAAAGTCATTTACAG AAATATCGTTTACATACGAGACGACCCAGTCCGGCAGGGATTCCTAATGGTAACAACCTGCAACAGCCTCAGTTTGTGGTGGTGGAAGGCATCTGGGCTCCTCCGCCGGAATATGCTGCTGCGGCGGCATCGACTGTGAAGGGGGAGATGAATGGGGTTGCAGCTAATAGAGTCTATGCTCCGGTAGCTTCATTACCACATCCGCCGCCTCCGGCAACGGTGAAGCAATCACAGCGATCTCCCTCTCACCTGGAAGACAGGGGGGGCCAATCAGGCGACGAGAAGGGTCATTCCAATTCCCCAACTTCGTCTTCCTCCATCCATACTACCACAGCTTCAGCAGctttatga
- the LOC122093244 gene encoding transcription factor HHO3-like isoform X3 encodes MEDYADQMQRCRDYVEALQEERRKIQVFHRELPLCIELVTQAIDACRQQLGNAGRTEYFPGRSDSSEQTSSEEGPVLEEFIPLKRSSSSSSSEEESEHNPKSKDRNDKSLKKIDWLRSVQLWNTNPDPSPKQVQDQTERKASVIETDKIGGAFHPFQRSVSTIPSSGQKISVSSTTTTTTTTTTTTDAEGNGGLSDNNEGGGSGKREEKEGQSQRKPRRSWSPELHRRFLNALQQLGGSHAATPKQIRELMKVDGLTNDEVKSHLQKYRLHTRRPSPAGIPNGNNLQQPQFVVVEGIWAPPPEYAAAAASTVKGEMNGVAANRVYAPVASLPHPPPPATVKQSQRSPSHLEDRGGQSGDEKGHSNSPTSSSSIHTTTASAAL; translated from the exons ATGGAAGATTATGCAGACCAAATGCAGAGATGTCGAGATTATGTAGAAGCCCTTCAGGAAGAACGTCGTAAGATTCAGGTCTTCCATCGCGAACTTCCCCTCTGCATCGAGCTTGTAACCCAAG CCATCGATGCTTGCCGGCAACAACTTGGGAACGCCGGTAGAACAGAGTATTTCCCAGGAAGATCTGATAGTTCAGAGCAAACATCAAGCGAAGAAGGACCCGTGTTAGAGGAATTCATCCCTCTAAAGAGAAGctcatcatcctcctcctccgAAGAAGAATCAGAACACAATCCTAAATCCAAAGACAGAAACGATAAATCCCTTAAGAAGATTGACTGGTTAAGATCCGTTCAGCTTTGGAACACAAACCCAGATCCATCCCCTAAGcaggttcag GATCAAACTGAAAGAAAGGCCTCAGTAATTGAAACTGATAAAATTGGGGGTGCATTTCACCCTTTTCAGAGATCTGTTTCTACGATTCCATCTTCCGGCCAAAAGATTTCTGTAAGCTCTACTACTACCACTACTACAACTACAACAACTACTACTGATGCAGAAGGTAATGGAGGTTTATCAGATAATAATGAAGGAGGTGGTAGTggcaaaagagaagagaaggaagggcaGTCACAGAGGAAGCCCAGGCGAAGTTGGTCACCAGAGCTTCATCGTCGATTCTTAAATGCACTTCAACAACTGGGTGGTTCTCATG CTGCAACGCCTAAACAGATTAGGGAGTTGATGAAGGTCGATGGGCTTACTAATGACGAAGTCAAAAGTCATTTACAG AAATATCGTTTACATACGAGACGACCCAGTCCGGCAGGGATTCCTAATGGTAACAACCTGCAACAGCCTCAGTTTGTGGTGGTGGAAGGCATCTGGGCTCCTCCGCCGGAATATGCTGCTGCGGCGGCATCGACTGTGAAGGGGGAGATGAATGGGGTTGCAGCTAATAGAGTCTATGCTCCGGTAGCTTCATTACCACATCCGCCGCCTCCGGCAACGGTGAAGCAATCACAGCGATCTCCCTCTCACCTGGAAGACAGGGGGGGCCAATCAGGCGACGAGAAGGGTCATTCCAATTCCCCAACTTCGTCTTCCTCCATCCATACTACCACAGCTTCAGCAGctttatga
- the LOC122093244 gene encoding transcription factor HHO3-like isoform X1: MEDYADQMQRCRDYVEALQEERRKIQVFHRELPLCIELVTQAIDACRQQLGNAGRTEYFPGRSDSSEQTSSEEGPVLEEFIPLKRSSSSSSSEEESEHNPKSKDRNDKSLKKIDWLRSVQLWNTNPDPSPKQVQVQVQDQTERKASVIETDKIGGAFHPFQRSVSTIPSSGQKISVSSTTTTTTTTTTTTDAEGNGGLSDNNEGGGSGKREEKEGQSQRKPRRSWSPELHRRFLNALQQLGGSHAATPKQIRELMKVDGLTNDEVKSHLQKYRLHTRRPSPAGIPNGNNLQQPQFVVVEGIWAPPPEYAAAAASTVKGEMNGVAANRVYAPVASLPHPPPPATVKQSQRSPSHLEDRGGQSGDEKGHSNSPTSSSSIHTTTASAAL; encoded by the exons ATGGAAGATTATGCAGACCAAATGCAGAGATGTCGAGATTATGTAGAAGCCCTTCAGGAAGAACGTCGTAAGATTCAGGTCTTCCATCGCGAACTTCCCCTCTGCATCGAGCTTGTAACCCAAG CCATCGATGCTTGCCGGCAACAACTTGGGAACGCCGGTAGAACAGAGTATTTCCCAGGAAGATCTGATAGTTCAGAGCAAACATCAAGCGAAGAAGGACCCGTGTTAGAGGAATTCATCCCTCTAAAGAGAAGctcatcatcctcctcctccgAAGAAGAATCAGAACACAATCCTAAATCCAAAGACAGAAACGATAAATCCCTTAAGAAGATTGACTGGTTAAGATCCGTTCAGCTTTGGAACACAAACCCAGATCCATCCCCTAAGcaggttcaggttcaggtt CAGGATCAAACTGAAAGAAAGGCCTCAGTAATTGAAACTGATAAAATTGGGGGTGCATTTCACCCTTTTCAGAGATCTGTTTCTACGATTCCATCTTCCGGCCAAAAGATTTCTGTAAGCTCTACTACTACCACTACTACAACTACAACAACTACTACTGATGCAGAAGGTAATGGAGGTTTATCAGATAATAATGAAGGAGGTGGTAGTggcaaaagagaagagaaggaagggcaGTCACAGAGGAAGCCCAGGCGAAGTTGGTCACCAGAGCTTCATCGTCGATTCTTAAATGCACTTCAACAACTGGGTGGTTCTCATG CTGCAACGCCTAAACAGATTAGGGAGTTGATGAAGGTCGATGGGCTTACTAATGACGAAGTCAAAAGTCATTTACAG AAATATCGTTTACATACGAGACGACCCAGTCCGGCAGGGATTCCTAATGGTAACAACCTGCAACAGCCTCAGTTTGTGGTGGTGGAAGGCATCTGGGCTCCTCCGCCGGAATATGCTGCTGCGGCGGCATCGACTGTGAAGGGGGAGATGAATGGGGTTGCAGCTAATAGAGTCTATGCTCCGGTAGCTTCATTACCACATCCGCCGCCTCCGGCAACGGTGAAGCAATCACAGCGATCTCCCTCTCACCTGGAAGACAGGGGGGGCCAATCAGGCGACGAGAAGGGTCATTCCAATTCCCCAACTTCGTCTTCCTCCATCCATACTACCACAGCTTCAGCAGctttatga